One Streptomyces sp. NBC_01237 genomic region harbors:
- the paaK gene encoding phenylacetate--CoA ligase PaaK — protein sequence MTALLDAAERLGRDELEALQLERLRATLRHAYENVPFYRAAFDTAGLGPEDCRTLADLARFPFTTKDDLRDNYPFGMFAVPQDRVRRIHASSGTTGLPTVVGYTDRDLDVWADVVARSIRAAGGRPGHKVHVAYGYGLFTGGLGAHYGAERLGCTVIPASGGMTARQVRLIQDFRPEIIMITPSYMLTLLDEFERQGVDPRTTALKVGIFGAEPWTEEMRREIEERFAIDAVDIYGLSEVMGPGVAQECVETKDGLHIWEDHFYPEIVDPFTGEVLPEGEEGELVFTSLTKEAMPVIRYRTRDLTRLLPGMARVFRRMEKVTGRSDDLVILRGVNLFPTQIEEIVLRTPGVAPHFQLRLTRQGRLDALTVRAEARAGATTAERAAAALSITAAVKDGIGVSVGVEIVDPESLERSVGKIKRIIDLRDAG from the coding sequence ATGACGGCCCTGCTGGACGCAGCGGAACGACTCGGCCGCGACGAGCTGGAGGCGCTGCAACTGGAGCGGCTGCGCGCCACGCTCCGCCATGCGTACGAGAACGTGCCCTTCTACCGGGCGGCCTTCGACACGGCCGGTCTGGGGCCCGAGGACTGCCGTACGCTCGCCGATCTCGCCCGTTTCCCCTTCACCACCAAGGACGACCTGCGGGACAACTACCCCTTCGGGATGTTCGCCGTGCCGCAGGACCGGGTCCGGCGCATCCACGCGTCCAGCGGGACCACCGGCCTGCCCACCGTGGTCGGGTACACGGACCGGGACCTGGACGTCTGGGCGGACGTGGTCGCCCGGTCGATACGGGCCGCCGGGGGCCGTCCGGGGCACAAGGTTCATGTGGCGTACGGATACGGGCTGTTCACCGGCGGGCTCGGGGCGCACTACGGCGCGGAGCGGCTCGGCTGCACGGTCATCCCCGCGTCCGGCGGCATGACGGCCCGGCAGGTGCGGCTGATCCAGGACTTCCGGCCCGAGATCATCATGATCACGCCGTCGTACATGCTGACGCTCCTGGACGAGTTCGAGCGCCAGGGCGTCGATCCGCGGACGACCGCGCTGAAGGTCGGGATCTTCGGGGCCGAGCCGTGGACCGAGGAGATGCGGCGCGAGATCGAGGAGCGGTTCGCGATCGACGCGGTCGACATCTACGGGCTCTCCGAGGTGATGGGCCCCGGCGTCGCGCAGGAGTGTGTGGAGACGAAGGACGGGCTGCACATCTGGGAGGACCACTTCTATCCGGAGATCGTCGACCCGTTCACCGGCGAGGTCCTGCCGGAAGGGGAGGAGGGCGAACTGGTCTTCACCTCGCTCACCAAGGAGGCCATGCCGGTGATCCGCTACCGCACACGGGATCTGACCCGGCTGCTGCCCGGCATGGCCCGGGTGTTCCGGCGGATGGAGAAGGTCACCGGGCGCAGCGACGACCTGGTGATCCTGCGCGGGGTGAACCTCTTCCCGACCCAGATCGAGGAGATCGTGCTGCGTACGCCGGGAGTGGCGCCCCATTTCCAGCTGCGGCTGACCCGGCAGGGGCGGCTCGACGCGCTGACGGTACGGGCGGAGGCGCGGGCCGGCGCCACGACGGCGGAGCGGGCGGCCGCCGCGCTGTCCATCACGGCGGCGGTGAAGGACGGCATCGGGGTCTCGGTCGGGGTCGAGATCGTGGACCCCGAGTCATTGGAGCGCTCGGTCGGCAAGATCAAGCGGATCATCGACCTCCGGGACGCCGGCTGA
- a CDS encoding TcmI family type II polyketide cyclase, translating to MTTLSERISQSAFDGSRLRVVLLLDLHDGAQKQFLEAYEHLRNQVASVPGHISDQLCQSIENPSQWLITSEWESAPPFLAWVNSEEHVETVQPLHGCVRDTRSLRFSILRETGNTFVAAPEPAKGRLQSAPRLGDGVVRHALTFTVKPGSEDAVAKILADYDSPRARVDETTRLRRTSLFMHGNRVVRAVEVEGDLLAALRHVSRQPEVRAVEEAINPYLEQDRDLSDPDSARMFFTRAALPTVHHVTAGRQKPEDVRRHALFYQAKDGCGMALARLLAGQDEEAADDQASPIDSSTIFQRDDVVVRLLEVGGPLDARPAQALGIEGLRKAAVLGRLLDGGANAVPTNDEEAARFLARSEMRLITDRRATES from the coding sequence ATGACCACCCTCTCGGAACGGATATCGCAGTCCGCCTTCGACGGTTCAAGGCTCAGGGTCGTGCTGCTGCTGGATCTGCACGACGGAGCGCAGAAGCAGTTCCTGGAGGCGTACGAGCACCTGCGCAACCAGGTGGCATCCGTCCCCGGACACATCAGCGACCAGCTGTGCCAGTCCATCGAGAACCCCTCGCAGTGGCTCATCACCAGCGAATGGGAGAGCGCACCGCCCTTCCTCGCCTGGGTGAACAGCGAGGAGCACGTCGAGACGGTCCAGCCGCTGCACGGCTGCGTACGCGACACCCGGTCCCTGCGCTTCAGCATCCTGCGCGAGACCGGCAACACCTTCGTGGCCGCTCCCGAACCGGCCAAGGGACGCCTCCAGTCCGCGCCCCGCCTGGGCGACGGAGTGGTGCGCCACGCCCTCACGTTCACCGTGAAGCCCGGCAGCGAGGACGCGGTCGCCAAGATCCTGGCCGACTACGACTCCCCGAGGGCCCGGGTCGACGAGACCACCCGACTGCGCCGTACCTCGCTCTTCATGCACGGCAACCGTGTCGTACGGGCCGTGGAGGTCGAGGGCGACCTGTTGGCGGCGCTGCGCCATGTGTCCCGCCAGCCCGAGGTCAGGGCCGTCGAGGAAGCGATCAATCCCTATCTGGAGCAGGACCGCGACCTCAGCGATCCCGACTCCGCCCGGATGTTCTTCACCCGGGCGGCCCTGCCGACCGTGCACCACGTGACGGCGGGCCGGCAGAAGCCCGAGGACGTCCGGCGGCACGCGCTGTTCTACCAGGCCAAGGACGGCTGTGGCATGGCGCTGGCCCGGCTCCTGGCCGGGCAGGACGAGGAAGCCGCCGACGACCAGGCGAGCCCCATCGACAGCAGCACCATCTTCCAGCGCGACGACGTCGTCGTGCGGCTCCTGGAAGTGGGCGGCCCGCTCGACGCGCGGCCCGCGCAGGCACTCGGGATCGAGGGCCTGCGCAAGGCGGCCGTGCTGGGGCGTCTCCTGGACGGCGGCGCGAACGCCGTGCCGACGAACGACGAGGAGGCCGCGCGCTTCCTCGCCCGGTCCGAGATGCGTCTGATCACCGATCGACGGGCCACGGAGTCCTGA
- a CDS encoding acyl-CoA synthetase, producing MTGVRSSTVDGVVTRSARRTPGRTAVRYAGRTWTYRSLDTAISTAAAVLTDEHGLRPGDRVASYAHNSDVYLIAFLACARAGLVHVPVNQNLTGEDLTYLLDQSGSSLVLTDPDLAGRLPAGRPARTLRDAPDSLLDAPDSLLDALDTARPFVPERAPGADDLVQLLYTSGTTALPKGAMMTHGALVHEYVSAITALGLTAGDRPVHSLPLYHSAQMHVFLLPYLAVGAENTIIDTPDAGRIFDLVEAGQADSLFAPPTVWIGLSHHPDFATRDLGALRKAYYGASIMPVPVLERLRERLPELAFHNCFGQSEIGPLALVLGPGEHEGRMDSCGRPVLFVEARVVDEDGEEVPDGTAGEVVYRSPQLCQGYWEKPEETAEAFRDGWFHSGDLAVRDPEGFFTVVDRVKDVINSGGVLIASRQVEDALYTHPAVAETAVIGLPDERWIEAVTAVVVLRGSATDTELIDHAREKLPHFKAPKRVLFVDELPRNASGKILKRELRDRFTTGRP from the coding sequence ATGACAGGTGTACGAAGCAGCACAGTCGACGGTGTCGTGACCCGCAGCGCACGGCGGACCCCCGGACGGACCGCCGTCCGTTACGCCGGGCGGACCTGGACCTACCGGTCCCTGGACACCGCGATCAGTACCGCGGCAGCCGTCCTGACGGACGAGCACGGCCTGCGCCCCGGCGACCGGGTCGCCTCCTACGCCCATAACTCCGACGTGTACCTGATCGCCTTCCTGGCCTGCGCCCGCGCCGGGCTCGTCCATGTGCCGGTCAACCAGAACCTCACCGGCGAGGACCTGACCTACCTGCTCGACCAGTCCGGCAGCTCCCTCGTCCTGACCGACCCGGACCTGGCCGGGCGGCTCCCGGCCGGACGTCCGGCCCGCACACTGCGCGACGCGCCGGACAGCCTGCTCGACGCGCCGGACAGCCTGCTCGACGCGCTGGACACCGCCAGGCCCTTCGTCCCCGAGCGCGCCCCCGGCGCCGATGACCTGGTGCAGCTGCTCTACACCTCCGGAACCACGGCCCTGCCCAAGGGCGCGATGATGACGCACGGGGCGCTCGTCCATGAGTACGTCAGCGCGATCACCGCGCTCGGCCTGACGGCCGGGGACCGGCCCGTGCACTCCCTGCCGCTGTACCACTCCGCCCAGATGCATGTGTTCCTGCTGCCGTACCTCGCGGTCGGTGCCGAGAACACCATCATCGACACCCCGGACGCCGGCCGGATCTTCGACCTGGTGGAAGCCGGGCAGGCGGACAGCCTCTTCGCCCCGCCGACCGTCTGGATCGGACTCTCCCATCACCCGGACTTCGCCACCCGTGACCTCGGCGCCCTGCGCAAGGCGTACTACGGGGCGTCGATCATGCCGGTGCCGGTCCTGGAACGCCTCCGCGAGCGGCTGCCGGAGCTGGCCTTCCACAACTGTTTCGGACAGAGCGAGATCGGGCCGCTCGCCCTCGTCCTCGGACCCGGTGAGCACGAGGGCCGGATGGACTCCTGCGGCCGGCCCGTCCTCTTCGTCGAGGCGCGCGTCGTCGACGAGGACGGCGAGGAGGTCCCCGACGGCACGGCGGGCGAAGTGGTCTACCGGTCCCCGCAACTGTGCCAGGGCTACTGGGAGAAGCCCGAGGAGACCGCGGAGGCGTTCCGCGACGGCTGGTTCCACTCCGGCGACCTCGCGGTGCGCGACCCGGAAGGGTTCTTCACGGTCGTCGACCGGGTGAAGGACGTCATCAACTCCGGCGGGGTGCTCATCGCCTCGCGCCAGGTCGAGGACGCGCTCTACACCCATCCGGCGGTCGCCGAGACCGCCGTGATCGGGCTGCCCGACGAGCGCTGGATCGAAGCCGTCACCGCCGTCGTCGTGCTGCGCGGGTCCGCGACCGACACCGAACTGATCGACCACGCCCGCGAGAAGCTCCCCCACTTCAAGGCCCCGAAACGGGTCCTGTTCGTGGACGAACTCCCGCGCAACGCCAGCGGGAAGATCCTCAAGAGGGAGCTGCGGGACCGGTTCACCACCGGCCGGCCGTAG
- a CDS encoding FAD-dependent oxidoreductase, whose amino-acid sequence MNENVDLRVPVLIVGGSLVGLSASLFLGRLGVEHLLVEKHAATSTHPRGRGNNVRTMEVFRVAGAEPLIRDAASVLADNHGILQAFSLTGGEEEWLFKEIDPGGALARFSPSGWCLCSQNDLEPVLLDHAREQGGDLRFSSELMSFAQDASGVTAVVKNRESGEHTTVRADYLIAADGPRSPIREQLRIGRSGAGDLFHNVSVTFRSRQLAAVVGERRFIVCYLTNPEADGALLPVDNEESWVFHAPWHPDRGETLEDFTDERCAEHIRRAIGDPGLDVEITGKAPWHAAERVAERYASGRVFLAGDSAHEMSPTGAFGSNTGIQDAHNLAWKLAAVLDGSAGPGLLETYGTERLPVARATGARASARSGEHSHPGYAPAPDAGGPEAGAPGGGRKGGMLPVVLGYRYVHGAVVDADPDGPVVPEGMRLAGEPGSRAPHLWVRRSGERVSTLDLYERSFVLLSDAGDTAWRAAAARVAARLSVSLDAPGIGAGTGSDLKTEDGTDWAEAHGVTAEGAVLVRPDGFVAWRSPGPVPDPEATLHEVLGSVLYRT is encoded by the coding sequence ATGAACGAGAACGTCGACCTCCGCGTACCAGTCCTCATCGTGGGCGGCTCCCTGGTGGGCCTGTCCGCCTCCCTCTTCCTGGGACGGCTCGGCGTCGAGCACCTGCTGGTCGAGAAACACGCGGCCACCTCGACCCATCCGCGCGGGCGGGGCAACAACGTGCGCACGATGGAGGTCTTCCGGGTAGCCGGTGCGGAGCCCCTCATCCGGGACGCCGCCTCGGTCCTCGCCGACAACCACGGCATCCTGCAGGCGTTCTCGCTGACCGGCGGCGAGGAGGAGTGGCTGTTCAAGGAGATCGACCCCGGTGGCGCGCTCGCCCGCTTCAGCCCGAGCGGCTGGTGCCTGTGCAGCCAGAACGACCTCGAACCGGTCCTGCTGGACCACGCCCGCGAACAGGGCGGTGACCTGCGGTTCTCCAGCGAGCTGATGTCCTTCGCCCAGGACGCGTCAGGGGTCACCGCGGTGGTGAAGAACCGCGAGAGCGGTGAGCACACCACCGTGCGCGCGGACTACCTCATCGCGGCCGACGGGCCGCGCAGCCCGATCCGGGAGCAGTTGCGCATCGGCCGGTCGGGGGCCGGTGACCTCTTCCACAACGTGAGCGTCACCTTCCGGTCCCGGCAGCTCGCCGCGGTGGTGGGCGAGCGGCGCTTCATCGTCTGCTATCTGACCAACCCCGAGGCGGACGGTGCGCTGCTGCCGGTGGACAACGAGGAGAGCTGGGTCTTCCACGCCCCCTGGCACCCCGACCGGGGCGAGACGCTGGAGGACTTCACCGACGAACGGTGCGCCGAGCACATCCGCCGGGCGATCGGCGACCCCGGTCTCGATGTGGAGATCACCGGCAAGGCGCCGTGGCACGCCGCCGAGCGGGTCGCCGAGCGGTACGCGTCCGGGCGGGTCTTCCTCGCCGGGGACTCGGCCCACGAGATGTCCCCCACCGGCGCGTTCGGCTCCAACACGGGGATCCAGGACGCGCACAATCTCGCCTGGAAGCTCGCCGCGGTGCTCGACGGATCGGCGGGACCCGGACTGCTGGAGACCTACGGCACGGAGCGCCTGCCCGTGGCGAGGGCGACCGGCGCACGCGCCTCGGCCCGCTCGGGCGAGCACAGTCACCCCGGCTACGCACCCGCACCGGACGCGGGCGGACCGGAGGCCGGCGCTCCCGGTGGCGGAAGGAAGGGCGGGATGCTTCCGGTCGTACTGGGCTACCGCTATGTCCACGGTGCCGTGGTGGACGCGGACCCCGACGGTCCGGTGGTGCCCGAGGGCATGCGGCTGGCGGGGGAACCCGGGTCGCGGGCACCGCATCTGTGGGTGCGCCGGTCCGGCGAGCGGGTGTCCACCCTCGATCTCTACGAGCGGTCCTTCGTGCTGCTGAGCGATGCCGGGGACACGGCGTGGCGCGCCGCTGCCGCGCGGGTCGCCGCCCGGCTGTCCGTCTCCCTGGACGCCCCCGGCATCGGGGCGGGAACGGGCTCCGATCTGAAGACCGAGGACGGGACCGACTGGGCCGAAGCACACGGCGTCACCGCGGAAGGTGCCGTCCTGGTGCGCCCCGACGGCTTCGTGGCCTGGCGGTCTCCGGGCCCCGTGCCGGACCCGGAGGCGACCCTGCACGAGGTCCTCGGCTCCGTGCTGTACAGGACCTGA
- a CDS encoding penicillin acylase family protein — MSLRNRLRTTAVAGLALFSVSASLPSATAGTPHERHPSGGGLSAVIRYTEYGIPHIVAKDYAHLGFGNGWAQAADQVCTLADGFLTVRGERSRYLGADAAPDGSLSSATKNLSSDLYFRGVRGSRTVEKLLEVPAPAGPSRDAKESMRGFAAGYNAWIEQNRITDPACRGASWVRPVTALDVAVRAFALSVLGGQGRGIDGITAAQPPSAAPAQPGVTPGEAAEAAERLLSTQNADMGSNAVAFNGTTTANGRGLLLGNPHYPWQGGRRFWQSQQTIPGELNVSGGSLLGSTTMSIGHNANVAWSHTVATGVTLNLHQLTLDPADPTAYLVDGVPERMTKRTVSVPVKDSAAVTRTQWWTRFGPVVTSLGAGLPLPWTASTAYALNDPNAVNLRASDTALGFSRARGTAGIQDALRRTQGLPWVNTIAADSAGHSFFSQSQVLPRITDELAERCSTPMGRATYPSSGLAVLDGSKSDCAPGSDPDALQPGIFGPSRMPTLKDTPYVENSNDSAWLTNAARPLTGYERVFGTIGTNRSMRTRGAIEDVSAMAERGRLRVADLRRQQFANRAPAGDLAAADMAAACSALPGGTAVGSDGSPVDVSGACPVLRRWDRSVDTDSRGALLFDRFWRRATKVPAAQLWKVPYSPADPVRTPNTLNTAAPGVTAALADTVAELRAAGIALDAPLGDHQFVVRGDRRIPIGGGTESLGIWNKTEPRWNAAAGGYTEVSDGSSYIQAVGWDGGACPVARTLLTYSQSSNPVSPHFSDQTRLYSGERWVTSRFCERDIARSPELRVVRVREHR; from the coding sequence TTGTCCCTCCGTAACCGACTGAGAACGACCGCGGTCGCCGGTCTCGCGCTGTTCAGCGTGTCGGCGTCGCTGCCGTCGGCCACCGCCGGTACCCCGCACGAACGGCATCCGTCCGGCGGCGGTCTCTCCGCCGTCATCCGGTACACCGAGTACGGCATCCCGCACATCGTGGCGAAGGACTACGCGCATCTGGGCTTCGGCAACGGCTGGGCGCAGGCGGCCGATCAGGTGTGCACCCTGGCCGACGGGTTCCTCACGGTGCGCGGCGAACGGTCCCGGTACCTCGGTGCGGACGCGGCGCCGGACGGTTCGCTGTCCTCGGCGACGAAGAACCTGTCCAGCGATCTGTACTTCCGCGGGGTACGCGGGAGCCGCACCGTCGAGAAGCTGCTGGAGGTCCCCGCACCGGCGGGTCCGAGCCGTGACGCGAAGGAGTCGATGCGCGGTTTCGCGGCCGGGTACAACGCGTGGATCGAGCAGAACCGGATCACCGATCCGGCGTGCCGCGGCGCCTCCTGGGTACGGCCCGTCACCGCACTGGACGTGGCGGTCCGGGCCTTCGCGCTCTCGGTGCTCGGCGGGCAGGGCCGCGGCATCGACGGCATCACGGCCGCGCAGCCGCCGTCCGCCGCACCGGCGCAGCCGGGAGTGACACCGGGTGAGGCCGCGGAGGCGGCCGAGCGCCTGCTGTCCACGCAGAACGCGGACATGGGGTCCAACGCCGTCGCGTTCAACGGGACCACCACGGCGAACGGGCGCGGACTGCTCCTCGGCAACCCGCACTACCCGTGGCAGGGCGGACGCAGGTTCTGGCAGTCGCAGCAGACGATTCCCGGCGAACTGAACGTCTCCGGCGGCTCGCTGCTCGGCTCGACGACGATGTCGATCGGGCACAACGCGAACGTCGCGTGGAGCCATACGGTCGCCACGGGGGTCACGCTCAATCTGCATCAGCTCACCCTGGATCCGGCCGATCCGACGGCGTATCTGGTGGACGGCGTACCGGAGCGGATGACCAAGCGCACGGTGTCGGTGCCGGTGAAGGACTCCGCCGCGGTGACGCGCACCCAGTGGTGGACCCGGTTCGGGCCGGTCGTCACCTCGCTCGGCGCCGGGCTGCCGCTGCCGTGGACGGCGAGCACCGCGTACGCGCTCAACGACCCGAACGCGGTGAATCTGCGGGCGTCCGACACCGCGCTGGGTTTCAGCAGGGCGCGCGGCACCGCGGGTATCCAGGACGCGCTGCGCCGCACGCAGGGCCTGCCCTGGGTGAACACGATCGCCGCCGACTCCGCCGGGCACTCCTTCTTCTCCCAGTCGCAGGTCCTGCCGAGGATCACGGACGAGCTGGCCGAGCGCTGCTCGACCCCGATGGGCCGCGCCACCTACCCCTCGTCCGGGCTCGCGGTGCTGGACGGTTCGAAGAGCGACTGCGCGCCGGGGTCGGACCCGGACGCGTTGCAGCCGGGCATCTTCGGCCCGAGCCGGATGCCGACCCTCAAGGACACCCCGTACGTCGAGAACTCCAACGACAGCGCCTGGCTGACGAATGCCGCGCGGCCGCTGACGGGCTACGAGCGGGTCTTCGGCACCATCGGCACGAACCGCTCGATGCGTACGCGCGGGGCGATCGAGGACGTGTCGGCGATGGCGGAGCGGGGACGGCTCCGCGTCGCGGACCTGCGGCGCCAGCAGTTCGCGAACCGCGCGCCCGCCGGTGACCTGGCGGCGGCCGACATGGCGGCGGCCTGCTCGGCGCTGCCGGGCGGCACCGCGGTGGGCAGCGACGGTTCACCGGTCGATGTGTCGGGGGCGTGCCCGGTGCTGCGGCGCTGGGACCGGAGCGTGGACACCGACAGCCGGGGCGCACTGCTCTTCGACCGTTTCTGGCGCCGGGCGACGAAGGTGCCCGCCGCCCAGCTGTGGAAGGTGCCGTACAGCCCCGCCGATCCGGTGCGGACCCCGAACACCCTCAACACCGCGGCTCCCGGGGTGACGGCGGCGCTCGCCGACACCGTGGCGGAGCTGCGGGCGGCGGGCATCGCCCTGGACGCCCCGCTGGGCGATCACCAGTTCGTCGTACGCGGCGACAGGCGCATCCCGATCGGCGGCGGTACGGAGTCGCTGGGCATCTGGAACAAGACCGAGCCCCGGTGGAACGCGGCGGCAGGCGGCTACACCGAGGTGTCGGACGGCTCCAGCTACATCCAGGCGGTCGGCTGGGACGGCGGCGCGTGCCCGGTGGCCCGGACGCTGCTGACGTACTCCCAGTCCTCGAATCCGGTGTCGCCGCACTTCAGCGACCAGACCCGGCTGTACTCGGGTGAGCGCTGGGTGACGTCACGCTTCTGCGAGAGGGACATCGCGCGCTCGCCGGAGCTGCGGGTGGTGCGGGTACGCGAGCACCGCTGA
- a CDS encoding cupin domain-containing protein, translating into MTTFRPRIVDLSETQPNRRRGGDLRAMLTPTAVGATSGFMGLALIQPGDRIGEHYHPYSEEFVYVVHGLLEVDLDGEPHSMRADQGLLIPPHVRHRFRNVGDVEARMVFHLGPLAPRPELGHVDTEDTGAADGRSEERGAPPERTGAAS; encoded by the coding sequence ATGACCACGTTCCGGCCTCGCATCGTCGACCTCAGCGAGACGCAGCCCAACCGCAGGCGCGGAGGCGACCTGCGCGCCATGCTCACCCCCACGGCGGTGGGTGCCACCAGCGGCTTCATGGGCCTGGCCCTGATCCAGCCGGGCGATCGCATCGGCGAGCACTACCACCCGTACTCCGAAGAGTTCGTGTACGTCGTGCACGGCCTGCTGGAGGTGGACCTCGACGGTGAACCGCACTCCATGCGGGCCGACCAGGGACTGCTGATCCCCCCGCATGTGCGGCACCGCTTCCGCAACGTGGGCGACGTGGAGGCGCGCATGGTCTTCCACCTCGGCCCGCTCGCGCCGCGCCCCGAACTCGGGCACGTGGACACCGAGGACACCGGCGCGGCCGACGGCAGGTCCGAAGAGCGCGGAGCGCCGCCAGAACGAACCGGGGCGGCTTCATGA
- a CDS encoding class F sortase, with translation MALTYFAPVPRPAPTRTAPARTVPTRTAPARTVPTRTVPARTLPARAAPVAPPGVEPLPPSDPVRLRIPALRVDAPMTRLGLDAAGALRPPPDDNPLLAGWYGEGTSPGSKGTAVTAGHVDTRLGPGVFQKLGLLTKGATVEIVRTDRRTAVFTVDAVEVYDKKGFPDKKVYSHSERPELRVITCGGSYSKKTGYRSNVVVYATLTAVRS, from the coding sequence ATGGCCCTGACCTACTTCGCCCCCGTACCGCGCCCAGCGCCCACCCGCACAGCACCTGCTCGCACAGTGCCCACCCGCACAGCACCTGCTCGCACAGTGCCCACCCGTACGGTGCCTGCCCGCACCCTGCCTGCCCGCGCCGCGCCGGTCGCGCCCCCCGGTGTCGAGCCATTGCCCCCGTCGGATCCGGTGCGGCTGCGGATCCCCGCCCTCCGCGTCGACGCCCCGATGACGAGGCTGGGCCTCGACGCGGCGGGGGCACTGCGGCCGCCGCCCGACGACAATCCGCTGCTCGCCGGGTGGTACGGGGAGGGCACATCTCCCGGCTCCAAGGGGACAGCCGTCACCGCCGGGCACGTGGACACGCGCCTCGGCCCCGGTGTCTTCCAGAAGCTTGGGCTGCTGACCAAGGGCGCCACCGTCGAGATCGTCCGGACGGACCGGCGGACGGCCGTGTTCACCGTCGACGCCGTGGAGGTGTACGACAAGAAGGGGTTCCCGGACAAGAAGGTCTACAGCCACTCCGAACGGCCCGAGCTGCGAGTGATCACCTGTGGCGGAAGCTACTCCAAGAAGACCGGCTACCGGAGCAACGTCGTGGTCTACGCGACCCTGACCGCCGTAAGGAGCTGA
- a CDS encoding sortase — MRNTRVGTGIGLVIGVLAVSVPAAVAADTPTGDRAVSISPGNASPGSTVTVSTRACGKETYGKGTSELGGEFHLFAGDSKGELVGQFEVPRGAEPGSDTVTVKCPPRIKLTDTYEVTGRTPSGSVAAGFGSPTDQGTQLAVGSVLLAGAVGGGVIRMRRRTSGAGLRS; from the coding sequence ATGCGCAACACACGCGTCGGTACGGGAATCGGCCTGGTCATCGGTGTCCTCGCGGTGTCGGTGCCGGCGGCCGTCGCCGCCGACACCCCCACCGGTGACCGGGCGGTCAGCATCAGCCCCGGGAACGCCTCTCCGGGGTCCACGGTCACCGTCAGCACCCGCGCCTGCGGGAAGGAGACCTACGGCAAGGGCACCTCGGAGCTCGGCGGGGAGTTCCATCTCTTCGCCGGTGACAGCAAGGGCGAACTCGTCGGCCAGTTCGAGGTCCCGCGCGGGGCCGAGCCGGGCAGCGACACCGTCACCGTCAAGTGCCCGCCCCGGATCAAGCTGACGGACACGTACGAGGTCACCGGCCGGACTCCGAGCGGCTCGGTCGCCGCAGGCTTCGGATCGCCCACCGACCAGGGCACCCAGCTCGCCGTGGGCAGTGTGCTGCTCGCCGGGGCGGTCGGCGGCGGGGTGATCAGGATGCGCCGCCGGACGAGCGGTGCCGGCCTCCGGAGCTGA